The DNA segment TCGGGAGGGCGGCATGACGCTCGCGTTCGACGACATTCAGGGGATCGCGCTGCGCGGCTACGGCGAAAAGCGCCACGCCGCCTACGCGCTGGTGCGCTTCGCGGACCCGGTCGCGGCGCGCGGCTGGCTCGCGCGCGTCGACGTGACCGCCGCGACGGACTGCCGGCGTCCCGGCCATCCCGGCGAGGACGACCGCCGGGCGCGGCGGCGCGCCGAGCCGCTGGCGGTCAACGTCGCGCTGTCGGCGGCGGGCCTGCGCGCGCTCGGCTACGCGGACCGCGCGGTGCTGTCGCGCGCGTTCTGGGCGGGCATGGCGGCGGACCGCGCGCGGCGCGCCACCGGCGACCCGGCCCCGGACCAGTGGGAGTGGTCGGATGCCCGCGTGCACGCGGTCGTGCTCGCGTTCGCCGCCACCGCCGAGGCGGTCGACCGGGCGCTGGCGGACCTGCGCGCCGAGCGCGGCCTGACGGTCGTGCGCGTGTTGCCGACCGTCGACCTCGGCGGGGTCGAGCACTTCGGGTTTCGCGACGGCATCTCGCAGCCGCGGCTCGTGCCCGCGCCGGGCGAGCGCGGCGACCCGCCCGGCGAGTTCGTGTTCGGCTACCCGGACGCGCGCGGCCGGGTGGACGGCCGCGCCGACATCCGTTGTAACGGCAGCTATCTGGTGTTCCGCCAGCTCCGCCAGGACGTGCGCGCGTGGTGGGCGGCGATGGCGCGCTTCGCCCCGCCGCTGCCCGGGCGCGGCGACGGCGACGCGCGTGTGTGGTTGGCGTCGAAGCTCGTCGGCCGCTGGCCGTCCGGTGCGCCGCTGGCGTTCGCGCCCGACGTCGACCCGGGCGCCGGCGCGGTGCCCGCCGACGGCTTCGGCTATCGCGACGACCCGGACGGCCTGCGGTGTCCGGTGGGCGCGCACATCCGCCGCACCCACCCGCGCGACGGGCTGTTCGGCGACACGGCCGAGCAGGCGCGGCGTGTCACCGAGCGCCACCGCATCCTCCGGCGCGGGCGCCCGTACGGCCCGCCGACCGGCTTGTCCGCGGCCGACATGGCGCGGCGGCCGGAGGCGATCGACGGCGCGGATCGCGGTCTGCACTTCCTGTGTCTCAACGCCGACCTCGTGCGCCAGTTCGAGTTCGTCCAGCAGACGTGGGCGAACAACGGCAAGTTCGGCGGCCTCGCCGACGACCCGGACCCGCTGGTCGGCCGGTGGCCGCGCCGTCACGCCACCGTTCCGCGCGATCCGGTGCGGCTGCGGCTCGTCGGCTTGCCCGAGGTGACGGAGCTGCGGGGCGGCGGCTACTTCTTCTTGCCCGGCGTGCGCGCCCTGCGCGCGATCGCGGCCGGTGCGGACTTGGCGGCGCCGCCCGGGCCGGTATGATGACGACGATGCGATGCGCGCGAGGGTGGGTGATCGCCGTCGCCGTCGCCGTCGGCTGCGGCGGCCGCAGCGTGCCCGAGCGGAGCCGGCCGGAGTCCGGGGCGGACGCGGCGCCGCCCGCGGCCGAGCCGGCGGGACCGCCGCTGGTCAAGCGCTCGGAGATCGGCCTCGTCATCGACGGCGGGCGCGTCGAGCTGTCCATCACCAACGAGGTCGGCGCGGTCGACCTCGTGCCGGTCGCGGAGGTCGACGGCCCGTGCGCCGAGGTGCCGCCGGTCGCCGGCGGCGTGTGGGGCGTGCGGTGCGCGTCGGTCCGCCTCGAACTGGTCCACCGGCCCCCGGACCTCGTCGTGCTGCGCGCGCCGGCCGGCGACGAGCCGCCGTCGTTCGACGTGTGGCGCGCGGTGCGGTTGCCCGAGGGCGGCCGCATCGAGTTCGTGCGGTAGGCGCCGGTTTCGCTGCGGCCGCCCGCGCCGACATACCCGCGTCGACGGAAGCAGCCCCGAGGCGGCCCCGGCGCGTCGTGCGGTTGTGGGGGGCGACGGCGCCGTACGCGCCATCTGGATCCGCCCCCCCAAAAAAAGGGGAGAAATGCCGCTCGCAGGATGGTAGATCCGTGGAGTAGGGTAGGGGCAAGGCGGTGTGAGCATGAAGCCGGAACTCGACAGTGCGGAGCTGATCGCCCAGCTCGAAGAAGCGCAGGACGTGGCGGGGCTCGGCAGCTGGCACTGGGACGTGCGCGCCGACGTCGTGACCTGGTCGCGCAAGCTCTACGAGATTTACGGGCTCGACCCGGAGTCGTTCGGCGCGTCGTACGCCGCCTACCTCGAGCGCGTGCACCCCGACGACCGCGAGCGGGTCGACCGCATCGTGCGCACCGCGCTCGAAACCCGGCAGGACATGGCGTTCGAGGAGCGGATCGTGCGGCCGGACGGCCAGGTTCGCTGGCTGCGCAGCGTCGGCCGGGTGCGCCTCGGACCGGACGGCGAGGTCGCCGGCATGACCGGTACCTGTCTGGACATCACCGGCGAAAAGCAGCGCGCGATCGCGCTCGAGGAACTGGAGGCCTACGCGTACACCGTGTCGCACGACCTCAAGCAGCCGCTGCGCGCGGTCGACGGGTTTGCGCGCGCGCTCGCCGAGGAGTACGGCGACCGGCTCGACGACACCGCGCGCGAGTACCTCGACCGGATCGCGGCGGCGGTCGAAAAGATGTCCGGCATGATCGACGGCCTGCTCGCGCTGTCGCGCGTCGCGCGCGGGGCTCGCACTTCCGAGCCGGTCGACCTCGCCGCGCTCGCTCGCCGCGCGGCGGCGGACCTGCGCGCGGCCGACCCGCGGCGCGACGTCCGCTTCGACATCGCGGAATCGCTCCCGGTGGCCGGCGATCCGCGGCTGCTGGCGATCTTGGTCGACAACCTGCTGGGCAACGCGTGGAAGTTCACGGCCGGCCGCGCGCCGGCGGTGATCGAGGTGGGCCGCACCGGCGACGGCGCCCTGTTCGTGCGGGACAACGGCGCCGGGTTCGATCCGACTGCCGCGGCGGACCCGTTCGAGCCGTTCGCGCGGCTGCACTCGTCCAGCGAGTTTGCCGGGACGGGGGTCGGCCTGGCGACCGTCAAGCGGATCGTCGACCGCCACGGCGGCCGCGTATGGATCGAATCGGCGCCCGGCGCGGGGACGACGGTCTACTTCACCCTGCCGTAACCGGCATCCGGCGCCGGAGGACTACCGGGGGCTTGGGTCGCTCGCACCGCGCTCGCGAGGCGGTCAGAACCCGAACTGCAGCCCGAGGTTGACGTCGAGCTCGACGGCGAAGTTGGGCTGCACGCCCTGGAACTCGTCGACCACGGGGATGCCCGCGATCGCGTTGATCTCGGCGATGAACGCCACCGGCCCGCCGAGCGGCTTGCGGTAGCCGACGCCGCCGGCGACGAGCAACGGGCCGCTGGCCGCGGTGTCGATGTCGCCCTTGCCGTCGGCGGGCGGGGGCGTGAGCTTGACGGTGTGGCGGATGACGCCGCCGCCGATGCCGCCGCTGAGCACGACGCCCGCGCCGGTGGCCGACGGGGCGTAGCGCACGCGCACCAGCGCGCCCGGCGCGCCGGTGGACGCCTCCTCGCGGTTGGCATCGAGCGGAAAGCCCATGCGGAACGCGGCCGACAGCGTGAGCTGCGGCGACAGGTACACGCCCAACTCCGAGAACAGGTGGAACACGGCCGGCGCGAAGCAGCAGCCCACGTCGGCGTTGAGCTGTTCGGTCGTGCCGCTCACGTAGCCGCCGCCGCTGCCGGCGGCCACCGACAGGAACACCGTGTCGCCGCCCGCGGTCGCCGTCGCGCCGACGCTGGCGTCTGCGCCCGCGTCGCCGTCACCGTCGCCGCGCCCCCGTGCGCCGCCGCCCGCGAGCACGTCGGGCACCTCGTCGGCGCCGGTCACCTCGAGCAAGTGCGGCGATTGTCGCGACCCGCTGGCCGCGATCGCCTTGCCGGCGGCGTTCTCGGCCGCGATGAAGTAGTGGACCCACGGGCCGTGCAATGCCTTGCCCGGGATGGCGGCCTCGTAGTCGCAGGCGCCGGAGCGCTGCATCGGCACCGCGCGGAACTCGGTCGAGCCGTCGGCTCGGTAGTACAGCACCACCCGATCGGCCTGCAGCGACGGCGCCACCTTGGCCGTCACCGTGCGGTCGGCGCCGGCGGGAGCCGTGTCCAGCGGCACGTGTTGGACCCCGGTGAGCGCGTCGCAGCCGCCGCTGGCCGCCTTGCCCTTGCCGCCGCCGGATCCGACGCCCGCCTCCGCGCGCACCTCCTCGAGCAGGTCGCGCATTTCGGCGGTGCGGTACGCGTCGTCGAGCTGGATCGACGGATCGATCGATACGGCGTCCATGAACGCGAGCTTGGCGCTGTCGATGTCCTCGAGCCCGGCGAAGTACACGATCCCCAGATACATGTACGCCTCGGCCAGCGCCTTGCTCCGCTCGAGGTGGTTCTTCTTCGCGAGCACCACGGCCTCGAGCAGCAGCTTGCGCGCCTGCTCGTACTCGAGCATGTCGAAGTGCTCCATGGCCTTCTTGGTGTGCTCGCGCACCTGCGCCTCGGCCTTGGGCCCGGCGGTCGCCGTGCCCGCGGTGACGAGCACCAGGAGCAGGGCTGCGACACCGGATCGCAACACGGTCGTCATGAGCCGCTTTTAGCACACGGCCGCCCGGCCGTTGGCGCGCGCCCGCGCGCAGCCGCTGACAGGCCGGTCCGTCCGGGTCGGCTGCTCCGGCGGGTCAGTCGCCCTCGGGAACGAGCAAGAAGTGGGCGTTCGCCGCCGCGATCGGCCGGTCCGGGTCGTCCTGCCACGCCCATGCGCGGACGTTGGCGACGCGGCGCCCGTGGCGGATGAACTCCGCGCGCGCGAACGTATCCAGCGGCTTGCCCGACCGCAGGTATTCCACCGTGATGTTGATGGTCTTGGGCAGCTTGACCGTCTCGGCCTCGACCAGCAGCTTGAACACGGCGGTCGATTCGAGCAGGGCGCCGAGGGTCCCGCCGTGCAGCGCCTGGATCCTCGCGTTGCCGATCAGGTGATCCGAGAACGCGAGCCGCCCGACGAGTTCGCCGTCGCGCAGGTGCATCGAGATGCCCATGAATTGCAGATACGGAATCAGCCGCACGAGCCCGTCGACGTTCCCCGTGTCGCGGGCCAGCCGGATCGCGTCGAACATCGCGCGG comes from the Deltaproteobacteria bacterium genome and includes:
- a CDS encoding peroxidase; its protein translation is MTLAFDDIQGIALRGYGEKRHAAYALVRFADPVAARGWLARVDVTAATDCRRPGHPGEDDRRARRRAEPLAVNVALSAAGLRALGYADRAVLSRAFWAGMAADRARRATGDPAPDQWEWSDARVHAVVLAFAATAEAVDRALADLRAERGLTVVRVLPTVDLGGVEHFGFRDGISQPRLVPAPGERGDPPGEFVFGYPDARGRVDGRADIRCNGSYLVFRQLRQDVRAWWAAMARFAPPLPGRGDGDARVWLASKLVGRWPSGAPLAFAPDVDPGAGAVPADGFGYRDDPDGLRCPVGAHIRRTHPRDGLFGDTAEQARRVTERHRILRRGRPYGPPTGLSAADMARRPEAIDGADRGLHFLCLNADLVRQFEFVQQTWANNGKFGGLADDPDPLVGRWPRRHATVPRDPVRLRLVGLPEVTELRGGGYFFLPGVRALRAIAAGADLAAPPGPV
- a CDS encoding PAS domain S-box protein, which translates into the protein MKPELDSAELIAQLEEAQDVAGLGSWHWDVRADVVTWSRKLYEIYGLDPESFGASYAAYLERVHPDDRERVDRIVRTALETRQDMAFEERIVRPDGQVRWLRSVGRVRLGPDGEVAGMTGTCLDITGEKQRAIALEELEAYAYTVSHDLKQPLRAVDGFARALAEEYGDRLDDTAREYLDRIAAAVEKMSGMIDGLLALSRVARGARTSEPVDLAALARRAAADLRAADPRRDVRFDIAESLPVAGDPRLLAILVDNLLGNAWKFTAGRAPAVIEVGRTGDGALFVRDNGAGFDPTAAADPFEPFARLHSSSEFAGTGVGLATVKRIVDRHGGRVWIESAPGAGTTVYFTLP
- a CDS encoding PaaI family thioesterase; amino-acid sequence: MFDAIRLARDTGNVDGLVRLIPYLQFMGISMHLRDGELVGRLAFSDHLIGNARIQALHGGTLGALLESTAVFKLLVEAETVKLPKTINITVEYLRSGKPLDTFARAEFIRHGRRVANVRAWAWQDDPDRPIAAANAHFLLVPEGD